The Desulfobulbus propionicus DSM 2032 DNA segment GCCCGCAGGAGGAGATCGCGGCCCGCCAGCGGGTGGTTGAGGTCGAAGGCCAGGTCCGCGCCGTCAGTGCCGAGAAAACGGCAGGGGCTGGTCGACACCTGGTAGACGCCGCCCACCCCCCGAAGCAGGCCCTGGGGGTAGAAGCGTCCCGGCAGCGGCCGCAGGGGAGCGCCTTGGCTGTTCCGCCCCTGAAACTGGCCGGGCCGGATCAGGAGGCGTTTGCGCGGATCATGGGGAAAGGGCGAGCGGTCGGCGGCAATGGCCACCTCGGCCCGATCGCCAACGGTCTTGCCCATCAGCTCCCTGGTCAATGACGGGTCAAGGACATCCCGCCAGAAGTTGACGGGATCGGCCCACAGGTACTCCTCGTGCCGGGTGCGGTCACTGGTCCACTCCAGGGTGAATGCCACCGTGGCCCGACTGGATTCATTGATGCGTTCCATGGTTGTACCTCCTGTTACAGGGTGCGGGATGCCGGGAACAGGGATGGCTGTCCCGGTGTCCAGGTGTGGATATAGCGGTTGACATCGAATTTGCGGCGGCAGCCGGCCTCGCTCATGGAGCGGATGGTGCCGAAGATCGGCCGCTCGGTCCAGCCCCGGTCATGGACTCCGCCGATCGACCAGGCAATGCCGCTGTAGCCGTTGGTTTCCCGGCCATCAAGGGCATAGCGGTCGTTGAGCCAGATGGCGATGCGCAGGGCCTCCGCCGGGTCTTCGCTCCATTCGAGGATCTTTTTTGCCCAGTACATGCGCATGTATCCGGCCATCTTGCCGCTGGCCACCAGCTGGTGCTGGGCCGCGTTCCACAGGGGATCGTGGGTCTGGGCGCGGTCGAACTGCGCATCGTCATACACGTACGGCCGCGGGTCATGGCGGTGCCGGGCAAGCGTCCGCTGCGCCCATTCGGGAAAGCCGCTGATCTGGTCATAATCCGGCGTGTGCAGACAGAAGTTGTCCGCGAGCTCGCGCCGCACCACCAGTTCTTCGATAAAGCTGTCCACGACCTCGCCGTGGAGGCCGCGCCGCCCTATTTCCAGGACGATCGCGTGGGACGAGATCATGCCGAAATGGAGAAAAGGAGAAAGATTGGAGCAGACCGATTGGTTCGGGTCGTTGCGCTGTCCGTAGCCCGCCAGCCGTTCGCGGAGGAAGGTGTCCAGGGTGTCCCAGGCGGCGGCTTCACCGGATCGTGGCCAGGACACCGGCTGGACACTGCGGTCCACCCGCAGGCGTGCGCGCAGGGCCGGGAAATCGAGGCTGCCCGGCAGGGTTGGCCAGGCATGCGGATGCGGTTGCAACGGCGGCACGACGGTGAGAAAATCCTGGAGATGGCGATGAATGCGCGGCCGAAAGGTCTTGGCCATGAATTCCCGGCGGTCCGAGGCAATCCAGGCGGGCACGATGTTGCGGGAATCGACCTCGTGCACCGGGCAGCGGACGTGGCCGGTCACGGTGCGCAGCCACTGCCGCTTGACCCGCAGCGGATCGAAATCGGTGGCAACCAGGGCTGGGGTCAACTCGGTGCACAGGCGGACCATTTCTTCTGCCGGGTCACCACTGCGCAGGATCAGGGGGATGTTGGCCTCGGCCAGGCTGCGGGCAGTCTCTTCCAAGCCATTGAGGAAAAAATCGTACTGCCGCAGGGTGGCATCGAGAAAGGTCGGCGCCAGACAGAACGCCACCGCCAACGGCACCCCCAGGTACCGGGCCTGTTGGGCGGCGTGGAGCAGGGCCCAGTTGTCCCGGCTCCGGAATGCACGGTGCATCCAGTAAAGCACGGGGCCTGAAGTGTGGACGGCCCCGCCGTGCATCCGCAACCGCCTGAAATCAATACCAGAGTTCATGTCGTTTGCCACCTCGCCTGCGCCATCGTCCCCGGCATCCTGTTCCGGGGAAGAAAAATCCGTGTGAATGGCATCCAGGCTCACCAGGCCAGCGATGCGCCGCCGATCATGCCTGTCCCCGCCATGGGGGAACGTGCCATTTTGCCATTTCCAACGCTCAAAATTAACCAGGAAACATTTCTGAACAATGGGAGAAGAATGAGAGATAAATGAGCGTCTCCGCTCTTCCTTGGGCAGGCGACTGCGAGGAGGTCCTCGGTCGCACTCCGATCATGGCGGCGGAAGAGCTCGCGGACGATCCGCGTTTCTCCTGAGCCCTCTTGACGAACCGGAATCCCGGTATAATTATCTTGCTCAACGTTGTTGACCGCCCGTTGTTCCGTGTCCGACCGGCATCCGTCCCGGATGGTCCCTTTTCCATAAGCCAATGGAGCCTCGCATTATGCACACCTTATCGAAACCGCGCACCAAAACGATTCTTGCCTCCTGTCTGCTGTGCCTGACGCTGCTGGCTGGAGGTTTTCATGCTTCCCACGCCCAGAGCGAGGAAGACCTGGCCTTGCTGGACCGCAGCGCCAAGGCTTTCTCTTCGGTGGTGAAAAAGGCCGGCCCGGCGGTGGTTCATGTCGGGGTGGAAAAGGAAACCACCGCCAGGGGCATGGGGCAGTTCCCTTCCGATTTGTTTAACGATCCCTTTTTTGAGCGCTTTTTCGGGCCGCAGTTCCGCCACCCGCGCACCAACCCCAAGCAGGACAAGCGGACCTTCAAGCAGGAGGCTGCCGGCTCTGGCTTCATCATCGCCAGCGACGGCTACATCCTGACCAACAACCACGTGGTCGAGGAGGCCAGTAAGATCACTGTCCGCCTGGCCGACCAGCGCGAGTTCCCCGCCAAGGTGGTGGGCACCGATCCTCAGTCGGACGTGGCCATCATCAAGATCGACGGCAAGAACCTGCCGGTCCTGCCCCTGGGCAATTCGGACACCCTGGAGGTCGGCGAATGGGTCATAGCCATCGGTAGTCCCTTTGAGCTCAACCAGACGGTCACCGTTGGCGTGGTCAGCGCCAAGGGCCGCAACCGCATGGGCATCACCGATTACGAGAATTTCATCCAGACCGACGCGGCCATCAACCCCGGCAATTCGGGTGGGCCGCTGCTCAACATCCACGGCGAGGCCGTGGGCATGAACACCGCAATTTTTTCCCGAAGCGGCGGCTATATGGGCATTGGCTTCGCTATCCCGATCAACATGGCCAAGAGCATTGAACAGCAGCTGCGCAAGAGCGGCAAGGTCACCCGCGGCTGGTTGGGCATCCTCATTCAGGATGTCAACGAGGAGATGGCCAAATCCTTTGGCGGCAAACAGGGCGGCGGCGCCCTGATTTCCGACGTCACCGACGGCTCGCCCGCGCACAAGAACGGCCTGCAGCAGGGGGACATCATCACCGCCATCAACGGCGAACCGGTGACCGATGTGGCCGACCTGCGCAACAAGATCGCCATGACCCCGCCCAACACCGAGCTGCGGCTGCGCATCCTGCGCGATGGCCAGGAGAAGGAGCTGACGGTGACCGTGGGCGAGCAGCCCGCCGACATGGCCTCGGTGGCCAAGAAGATGGGCGGTTCGACCTTGAGCGAACTCGGCCTCTCCCTCCAGGATCTGACCAAGGAGGTGGCCGAGCAGTTCGGTTACAGCAGCAATCAGGGCGTGCTCATCGCCGATGTCGAACAGGGCAGTGCCGCCGCCGAACTCGGCCTGCAGGCCGGCATGCTGATCGAGGAGGTCAACCGCACCAGGGTCCGCACCCTCAAGGAACTGCAGCAGGCCCTGAAAAAATCGAGCAATGCCAACCAGGTGCTGTTGCGCATTCGTTCCGGCGAACACAGTCAGTACGTGGTGCTGCAGACCAAATAGGCCTGATCTGCTCTTGCCGCACACAGCCGCTGCCGGAACCTCCGGGGCGGCTGTTTTTTTTGGGGGGCCGCGAAGGTGATTCGTCAGCCGTTCCCTGTTGCTGCCGACCGCAGCAGCTGTTCGATTTTTTCCTGCAATCCTTGGACGGTGAAGGGCTTTTTGATAAAGGGAAGCTCGCTGTCCCGGTCGTCGAGGACAAGAATGTCTGCGGCATAACCGGACATGAACAACACCTTGATGTCCGGCCGCCGGGCCAGGATTTGGCGGCTCAATTCCCGGCCGTTCATCTCCGGCATGACCACATCGGTGAGCAGCAGATCAATCGTCCGCTCCGCGTCGGCGCAGATGGTCAGAGCCTCCTGCGGAGTCATCGCCACCAGCACGGTGTAGCCGCTCATCTCAAGAATGTCCCTGGCCATTTGCCGCACGGTTTCCTCGTCCTCGACCAGCAGGATGGTGCCGCATTTGTCCCGTGCCAGTAGGTGCTGCCGTTCCTCGGTCAGGCCCTCGGAGTGGACCGTGCTGCGGGGCAGGAACACCTTGAAGACGGTGCCGACGCCCACCTCGCTCTCGACCAGCACCAGCCCCCTGTTCTGGCTGACGATGCCGTAGATCGTCGCCAGCCCAAGCCCCGTGCCCTTGCCGCTTTCCTTGGTGGTGTAGAAGGGTTCAAAGATGTGCGCAAGGGTCTCCGGTCCCATGCCGCTGCCGGTGTCGCTGACCGTCAACCGCACATAGTCGCCCGCCGTGATTTCCGGATAGTGCCGGACAAAGGCGGCATCCAGGTGGACATTGGCGGTCGTCACGGTCAGCAGGCCGCCCTGCTCCATGGCGTCGCGGGCATTGACCACCAGGTTCATGATCACCTGGTCCACTTGGGTGGGATCCATGTGGATCGGCCACAATCCATCGGCCAGTCTGACCTCGAAGCGGATGTCCTCGCGGATCAGCCGGCCAAGCCCCTTGTGCACCCCCTTGACCACGGCGTTGAGGTCCAGCACCTGGGGGGAAATGGCCTCCTGCCGTGAAAAGGCCAGCAGTTGGCGGGTGATGTCTCGCGACTGGGTGGCGGCCCTGATGATTTGATTGAGATAGCCGCGCATTTTGTCCGGGCTCGGTTGGCTGCTTTTCGCCAGGTCGGCATAGCCGAGAATGACCGACAGCTGGTTGTTGAAGTCGTGGGCCACGCCGCCGGCCAGACGACCGACCGCTTCCATCTTCTGCGCCTGACGCAGCTGGGCCTCAAGCCTGCGCTTTTCCCGCTCCTCTTCCTTTCGTCCGGTGGTGTCGACCATGATTCCCCGCCGCCACCGTGGCACGCCGTTTTCCGCAACCACGGTAACCATGTCTTGCATCCATACTGTCTCGCCGTTTTCCGCCAGGAAACGGTATTCCAGGACATGGTCCTCGCCGGCCCTGGTCTTGGCTTGGGCATGGGCAGAGACGTGCTCGCGGTCCTCCGGGTGGAGGTGCGCGCGCCAGAACCCCTTCGCCGCCCAGGCTTCCACCGGATAGCCCAGCAGCCGTTCCGCCTGCCGGCTGACATAGGTGAAGGCAAAGGTGTGCGCATCCGCTTCCCAGACAATGCCGTCCACGGAATCAACCAAATTGACGAAACGGGCGCGTTCCGTGCGCAGTTCCTCCTCGATCCGTTTCTTTTCGGTGATATCCCATGCCACCCCCAGCACCCCGAGCAGGCGGCCGGAGTCATCGTAGATCGGGGTCTTGATGGTTTCCAGCAGCTCCCGGTGGCCGTCGGCGGCATAGGTGATCCATTCCTCGTTGATCGTCGGCTGCCCGTTGTCGATGGCCTTGCGGTCGTTGGCCCGGAAAAAATCGGCCTGCTCGCGGGCGACGAAATCGTAATCCGTCTTGCCGACGATATGTGCTTCGCTGGTACCGAAAAACTGTTCAAAGCGGTTGTTGCAGCTCAGGTAGACGCCATCCGGGTCTTTCATCCAGATCATCGCCGGCACGGTCTGGAGAAGGTTGCGCAGCCGGGCGCGTTCCGTTTCCAAAACCTGCTGAGCCTGCTTGAGCGCGGTGATATCATGGGCCATGAAGTAAATGCAGTCTTCCCCCCAGACGGTGATCGGCCGCATGAACATCAGGGCATCACGCCTGTCGCCGGATTTGGTGGTGAGCACGAATTCATAATTTTCCAGCCATCCCCGCTCATGGATAATGGCCATGGCTCCGGCCCGCGCCTCCTGGGTCCACAACCCCAGCCCCACCGAGGTCCGCCCCAGGGTCTCTTCCCGTTCATATCCGGTCATGGCGATGAAACCATCATTCACCTCGAGGAAGCAGCCATCGCTCATGCGGGTGATGCCGGCCATTTCCGGCATCAGACGAAAGATGGCCGCGTATTTTTGTTCCGAGAGGCGCAATTCCTCCTCGGCCCGTTTGCGGTCGGCCACTTCCCGCCGCAGCTCTTGATTGCGTATCTGCTCCCGGGCGGGACGGGCCGCCAGCGACCAGATGAAGGCCGCCACCAACAGGCTGTTGAGCAGGCCGATCCAGAACAACGGCGAATCGATCGGCGTTTTCCGCGGCCAGCCGCCTTTGCGCACCGCGCAGATCTGCCACTGCGTTCCGGGAACATTCACCGGCATGCAGACCGGATTGTCGGCAAACAGCCGCTCCTCCCCGCGCAGGATCAGGCCGGGCCCGCCCTGGTGGTCGACTTTGCGCAGACCGATGGCAAATCCCTTCGTTGCCTCCACGCCACCGACATCGAGCAGGGCATCGACCCGGGTCACCACCGACACGATCCCCCAGTAACGAGGTTCGGTCCCTGGCGGCCTGTTGGCGGCGGTGAACACGGGGACTCGGGCGATCAGTCCCTCGCCGCCCTGCACCAGCCGGTGGGGGCCGGCGAGGATGGGGCGTCTGCTGGCCATCGCCTGACGCACGGCCGCGTACTGCTCCGGGTTGGATGCGTAGCGAAACCCGATGGCCTCCTTGTTGCCTTCGAGGGGAAAGATCATGGCCATCTTGTTGTCGGGGGCGATGCCAATGTTGTGAATCTGGGGATGCCCCTTGATGGCCTGCCGGGCCAGGGCCTCGAACAGATCGTGGCTGATGGTTCCCTGGTGGGCGATGACATCGGCAAGGGCCGAGGTGGCGCTGAAGACCGTGGCCACGGTGCCTTCCAGGCGGGCGCGGATGGTGGCCAGGTCGTTGAGCGCCTGGCCGCGCGCCTCGCTGATCCGCTGTTGCGTGTCCAGCAGACCGATCCGCCAGCTGAGCAGGGCGCCCAGCAGCAGCGCCAGGCCGGCCAGGACCCAGGGAATCTGGATGCATCGGGAGATGACGTTCGCTGTCCTTGGTTGCTCCACATCCGCCTCCCCAAAAATGTCCGGCCCGGAAGGCCCGATGCCGGAGAAGAGCCGAAAATCCATTGAGATGTATGCGCGTAGGATAGCAGGGGCCGGGGCGGTTGCAAATGGGAATCAGGCAGGACGAGGTAGATTCCTCCAGGCGGGCAATGTTTTCGATTGCCAGGCTGAATGGCGGGCAATAGTATGCACGGCATCCAATTGTATCGAGGAGGAGACCACGGTGCGCATCCACGCCTTGCAGCACGTTGCCTTTGAAGGGCTGGGCCATATTGGCCACTGGGTCGAGAAGCAGGGCTACCCCCTGAGCATGACTCGGCTGTACGCGGGCGACCCCTTGCCCACGCTGGCCGATTTTGATCGGCTGGTGATCATGGGCGGGCCGATGAACATCTACGAGGACGGCCTGTATCCCTGGCTGGCCGGGGAGCGGGCGCTGATTCGGGAAGCGATCGCCGCGGGCAAGTCGGCGGTGGGCATCTGTCTGGGGGCGCAGCTGCTGGCCGATGCCCTCGGTTCACCCGTTGTCGCCGGCCGGCACAAGGAAATCGGCTGGCTGCCGATCCGGCTCACCGACGCGGGCAAGCAATCCGCCCTGTGGGCCGGGCTGCCCGACCAGCCGGTGGTGTTTCACTGGCACGGCGATACCTTTGCCATTCCCGCTGGCGCGATTCATCTGGCCGAGAGCGCAGGCTGCGTCAGCCAGGCCTTTGTTTACGACAACCGTATCCTCGGGCTGCAGTTTCATCTGGAATCCACGCCGGACACGGTGCGGCAGATCGTGTCCCACTGTGGCCACGAATTGGTGCCGTCCCCCTTTGTGCAGAGCGCGGTCGAGATTTTCCGCGATGGTCCGGACCATTTCCCGGTGATCAACCGGATGCTGGAAACCTTGCTGACCCGGTTGGGCTAGCCCTCTTGGCGGCCGGGTTCAGGTCGGCTGCCGCATCTGCTGCTCCTTGAACCGCACCAGGGCGGCGAGAAAATCGCAGCAGGGCGTGGGCACGCCGAATTTTCGGCCCTGCGCCGCCACATAGCCGACCATGGCTTCGACCTCGGTCGGTTTGTTGTGGTCCAGGTCCTGGAGCATCGAGGCCCGGTGGTTGGAGGTGGCCGGAATCAGTTGGCCGTAAAAGACCCTGCCATAGCTGGCCGCATCGGGCCACGGGGTGGTGCCGCCCATGGCATTGATCACTGCGAAGGTCTCCTCGATCACCTGATCCATGAGCATCCGGGTTTCAGCGCTCTCTCCCAGGGCGCCGTAGGGGACGCCGAGGAGGGCGCCCAGCGGGTTGAGGGCGCAGTTGTAAAGCAGCTTGGCAAAGAGCGACTGGTAGATGTCCGCCACCGCGATGCTGGGCAGACCGGCATGGCTGAGCGCATCGGCCAGCCGTTTGGCCGCCGCCGGAATGGTGCCGCGCACGCAGCCGCCCACATGAATGGCATCCGCGGAAACGGTGATCCGCACCACGCCGGGCCGTTCAATCTCGAAACCGGTGATCACCCGCCCCGCCAGGCTGCGCTCGCGGCCGAGGCGTTCGGCCAGTTTCTCCAGGTTGCCGCAGCCGTTCTGCAGTGAGACCACCGGGCAGTAGCACTCGTGCAGCGCGGCGATATCGCTGATCGCCTTGTCCGTGTCATACGTCTTGGTGGTGAGCAGGATGGCCTCGTAGTCGCGGCCGCTTCGGCCCCTGATTCCGGTGAACAGGCCGATCTGGCCCGGCGGCACACCGTGGTCGCCGAAAATGCCGGTGACCCGCAGGCCCGTGGTCTGCAGCGCCTCGACAAAGCGCGGCCGAAGCACGAGGTCGACCTTGTGGCCGTCCGCGGCCAGCATGCAGCCGATGGCCTGACCCAAGGCCCCGGCCCCGTAAATCAAAAAATGCATGAGTTCCTCCCAGAATGCCTGCTCAGTCTTGCCGCCCCGAAGCCAACGCCCTCCCTTCACGGGCGGATCACCCCGCAGGCGCGGGCTGGTCGTTCTGTCTTCTTGTCAGGGGGCGGCGATCACCGTGGAATTGATCATCATCGCCGCCATGGCCGCCAATCGGGTCATCGGCCGCCATCATACCATTCCCTGGCACATAGCGGAAGACATGGCCCACTTTAAAGCCACCACCATGGGGCATCCGGTGATCATGGGCCGCATCACCTACACCTCGATCGGATTGCCTCTGCCGGGGCGAACCAATATCGTGGTCAGCCGGACTCCCGGCTTCCAGCCCCATCCGGACTGCACGGTGGTGACCTCCCTGGAGGCGGCCATCGATTGCTGCCGGACCGCTGCCAAGGCCTTTGTCATCGGCGGCGCGCAGTTGTACCGTGCCGCCCTGCCCCTGGCCCAAACCCTGATCCTCACCCGGATCGACCGGGAGTACGCGGGGGATGTCTTGTTTCCTGATTTTTCCGATCAGCCCTTTGTCTGTGTCGAGCGGAAACCGCTGGCCGCCAGCGTGCCGCTGACCATCGAAATCTATCGGCGCATGGGCCTCTCTGGCGCGGCCCCGGGTAATCCGCCGGTCTGACGTGACGTTTTTTGCGGTAGGTGCGGGAAGGCTATGCATTCCACCTTCTTTTATGCTACAGAACAGCCATGCGACGCTTTTTTTTCCCCCACCATGCCCACAGCGGCGATTTGATCGAACTGTCCGGGGCGGAGGCACGGCACATCGCCTCGGTGCTGCGCCTCAAGCCAGGGCAGGCCGTCGAGTTGTTCGACGGTCAGGGACAGGTGTGTGCGGCGGTTTTGCAGACAGTGGGCAAGCACCAGGTGACAGCGAGGGTCACCGCGATCCGCAACGAACGCCCTGCGGTCAGTGTCCCGCTGACCCTGGCGCAATGCCTGTTGAAAGGCAAGAAAATGGATCTGCTGGTGCAAAAAGCCACCGAACTTGGCGCCCAGGCCTTCATGCCGGTGGTGTCCGCCTACTGTGAAAACCATGGAGATCGGGACCATCAGCGGGAACGCTGGCAACGGATCATGATCGAGGCTTGCAAGCAGTGCCACCGCTCCAACCCTATGGCCATTCTGCCGGTGGCCCGGCTCGATCAGGCCGATTTTACCCCCTACGATCATCGGTTGGCCGCCTGGGAAGGAGAGCGACAGGCTGCCCTGCCGACCCGATTCATTGATCACCCCGGTCCCCTCTGCCTGTTCTTGGGTCCGGAGGGCGGCCTTCACGACGACGATCTCCGTCTCCTGACTCAGTGGTCCTTCACGCCCTTTTCCCTGGGCCGACATATCTTACGCGGTGAAACCGCTGCCCTGGCCGCGCTCTCCATTGTCCAGTACCTGAGCGGCTTTCTCCGGCCGGAGACCGCGAATTGCGCCGAATCGTCCCCTCCCGCTGAACCCTCACTTTTTTTCGAGCCATGAGAGCTGTTGTGCAACGCGTTACCCAGGCCCAGGTCGAGGTCGAGGGGCAGGTCACCGGCGCCATCGCCGCAGGCCTGCTGGTTCTGCTCGGCGTGCATCGCCACGATACCGACAAGGATCTGGCCTGGATGGTGGATAAGATCCAGCATCTGCGCATCTTCGAGGACGAGGGCGGGCTAATGAACCGCTCGCTGGCCGACGTCGGCGGTCAGTTGCTGGTGGTCTCCCAATTCACCCTCTATGGCGACTGCCGCAAGGGACGCCGACCGTCGTGGAACGAGGCGGCCCCGCCCGAGTTGGCCCGGCAGCTCTACGAACAATTCATCGACCGCTGCCGCGGGCGCGGCATTCCCACCCAAGCCGGCGTTTTTCAAGCCATGATGCAAGTTTCCTTGACAAATTCCGGCCCGGTCACCATTCTTTTGGATTCCCACAAAACCTTCTGACCCCATGCCGGACCGGATTGCCCGGCCCCCAGCAAACAAGGAAAATCGAATCCGCGGCGTGATGGATGGAACCCATGCCGGGATTTTTACGGAGCGGAGCGTTATGACCTCATTTGCCATCGGCTCGACCTACCACGGCTTTGTTCTTGAGCGGAAAGAATTCCTGCCGGAAATCCATTCCACGGTCTTCCTTTTCACCCATGCGGTGCTCGGCTGCCAGGCCCTGGCGATCAAGAACCAGGATGAGAACAAGACCTTTTGCGTCTCGTTCATGACCGTGCCCGAGGATTCCACCGGCGTGGCCCACATTCTTGAGCATTCGGTGCTGATGGGCTCGGAAAAATACCCGGTGCGCGACGTGTTCGGCGAGATCAACAAGGGCGGGCTGATGACCTTCCTCAATGCGATGACCGGCTCGGACACCACCTGGTATCCCTTCGCCACCCGCAATCTCAAGGAATACTTCAACATCATGGACGTCTACTGCGACGTGGTGTTCAACCCCTTGCTGCTGCGCTCGACCTTTGAACAGGAAGGGTGGCATTATCACCTGGAAAACGAGGAGGACCAGCTGCAGTACATGGGCGTCGTGTTCAACGAGATGAAGGGGGCCTACTCCGACCCGATCCGCTCCCTGTTCCACCACATCTATCGCGGCCTGATGCCGCAGTCGACCTATGCCCACGAATCCGGCGGCGATCCCCGGCGCATCCCGGACCTCAGTTTCGAGCAGTTCGTGGAATTTCATCGCGGCCACTATCACCCCTCGAACTGCACCCTGTTTTTTTATGGCGATGCCCCGCTCGACGAGGAGCTGGCCTATGTGCAGCAGAACTTTCTAGCCCGCTACACCGCACCGGCGGCCAAGGCGCGGATCGAGCCCGGACTTGATCTCCGTGAACCGCTGTGTATCGAGGACACCTACCCGGTGCAGCCGGGCAGTCCCACCGCACAGAAAACCTTTCTCGCCATCAGCTCAACCGTGGGCACGGTCCACGACCGCAAACTCAACGCCGCCTTCCAAATCATCGCCAACATCCTGTTCAACTCCGATGGCTCGCCATTGAAAAAGGCGATTATCAATGCGTATTTGTGTAAAGATTTCGGTGGATTGTTTCTTTCGAACGCCAGCTTCAAAACCCTGATGATCACCTATCTGGTCGGCACCGATCCAGAGAAACGCGACCACTTCCTGGCCCTGTACAAGGCGACCCTGTCCCGCATGGTCGAGGAGCGTCTCGACAAGGACCTGGTGCTTTCCGAGTTGAACCGCTACGAGTTTTCGGTGCGGGAGGAAATGAACAAGGCTCAGCGTGGCCTGGATCTGATCGGCAAGGCTCTGCCGGCCATGAAGCACGGCCTGACCCCCTTCGAAGCCCTGCAGATCGACGCCCTGTTGGCGGAAATTCGCAAGGATGCCACGGAAAACGGCTACTTCGAGCAACTGATCCGGACCTATCTGCTCGACAATCCGGCCACGGTCACCGTCACCCTGGCACCCGACGCCGAGAAAATGGCCCAGAACCTCCAGGAAGAGCAGCAACGGCTTGACGCCTTCGGCCAATCGCTGGACACCGACGGCCGCCGTCGGCTGGTCGAGCGAACCCAGGAACTGATCGCCCTGCAGAGCGCGGCCAACACGGTGGACGATCTGCGTCGCCTGCCCCGGCTCACCCTGGCCGACCTGGATGCCCATCCGCCCTTCCATGCCGTCCAGCCGGCACTGCTTGGGCACACCGAACTGCTGATCAACGACCTGGAGACCAACGGCATCTGCTATCTGGACCTTGGGTTCGACTGCTCGGCCCTGCCCTTGGAGCTGCTGCCCTATCTCGACCTGTTCGCCACCATCCTCACCGAGATCGGTACCGAGCAGAAGGATTACATGCAGTTCGCCAAGGCGATCAACCTGTGTACCGGCGACTTTTCCCATTCCGTCCAGGTTTACGTGCGTCAGGGCGAGCCTCAGACCGTGCGGCCGATTCTGTGGGTGCATGCCAAGGTGCTGTCGGCCTA contains these protein-coding regions:
- a CDS encoding ketopantoate reductase family protein, encoding MHFLIYGAGALGQAIGCMLAADGHKVDLVLRPRFVEALQTTGLRVTGIFGDHGVPPGQIGLFTGIRGRSGRDYEAILLTTKTYDTDKAISDIAALHECYCPVVSLQNGCGNLEKLAERLGRERSLAGRVITGFEIERPGVVRITVSADAIHVGGCVRGTIPAAAKRLADALSHAGLPSIAVADIYQSLFAKLLYNCALNPLGALLGVPYGALGESAETRMLMDQVIEETFAVINAMGGTTPWPDAASYGRVFYGQLIPATSNHRASMLQDLDHNKPTEVEAMVGYVAAQGRKFGVPTPCCDFLAALVRFKEQQMRQPT
- a CDS encoding deoxyribodipyrimidine photo-lyase: MHRAFRSRDNWALLHAAQQARYLGVPLAVAFCLAPTFLDATLRQYDFFLNGLEETARSLAEANIPLILRSGDPAEEMVRLCTELTPALVATDFDPLRVKRQWLRTVTGHVRCPVHEVDSRNIVPAWIASDRREFMAKTFRPRIHRHLQDFLTVVPPLQPHPHAWPTLPGSLDFPALRARLRVDRSVQPVSWPRSGEAAAWDTLDTFLRERLAGYGQRNDPNQSVCSNLSPFLHFGMISSHAIVLEIGRRGLHGEVVDSFIEELVVRRELADNFCLHTPDYDQISGFPEWAQRTLARHRHDPRPYVYDDAQFDRAQTHDPLWNAAQHQLVASGKMAGYMRMYWAKKILEWSEDPAEALRIAIWLNDRYALDGRETNGYSGIAWSIGGVHDRGWTERPIFGTIRSMSEAGCRRKFDVNRYIHTWTPGQPSLFPASRTL
- a CDS encoding dihydrofolate reductase — its product is MELIIIAAMAANRVIGRHHTIPWHIAEDMAHFKATTMGHPVIMGRITYTSIGLPLPGRTNIVVSRTPGFQPHPDCTVVTSLEAAIDCCRTAAKAFVIGGAQLYRAALPLAQTLILTRIDREYAGDVLFPDFSDQPFVCVERKPLAASVPLTIEIYRRMGLSGAAPGNPPV
- a CDS encoding PAS domain S-box protein encodes the protein MDFRLFSGIGPSGPDIFGEADVEQPRTANVISRCIQIPWVLAGLALLLGALLSWRIGLLDTQQRISEARGQALNDLATIRARLEGTVATVFSATSALADVIAHQGTISHDLFEALARQAIKGHPQIHNIGIAPDNKMAMIFPLEGNKEAIGFRYASNPEQYAAVRQAMASRRPILAGPHRLVQGGEGLIARVPVFTAANRPPGTEPRYWGIVSVVTRVDALLDVGGVEATKGFAIGLRKVDHQGGPGLILRGEERLFADNPVCMPVNVPGTQWQICAVRKGGWPRKTPIDSPLFWIGLLNSLLVAAFIWSLAARPAREQIRNQELRREVADRKRAEEELRLSEQKYAAIFRLMPEMAGITRMSDGCFLEVNDGFIAMTGYEREETLGRTSVGLGLWTQEARAGAMAIIHERGWLENYEFVLTTKSGDRRDALMFMRPITVWGEDCIYFMAHDITALKQAQQVLETERARLRNLLQTVPAMIWMKDPDGVYLSCNNRFEQFFGTSEAHIVGKTDYDFVAREQADFFRANDRKAIDNGQPTINEEWITYAADGHRELLETIKTPIYDDSGRLLGVLGVAWDITEKKRIEEELRTERARFVNLVDSVDGIVWEADAHTFAFTYVSRQAERLLGYPVEAWAAKGFWRAHLHPEDREHVSAHAQAKTRAGEDHVLEYRFLAENGETVWMQDMVTVVAENGVPRWRRGIMVDTTGRKEEEREKRRLEAQLRQAQKMEAVGRLAGGVAHDFNNQLSVILGYADLAKSSQPSPDKMRGYLNQIIRAATQSRDITRQLLAFSRQEAISPQVLDLNAVVKGVHKGLGRLIREDIRFEVRLADGLWPIHMDPTQVDQVIMNLVVNARDAMEQGGLLTVTTANVHLDAAFVRHYPEITAGDYVRLTVSDTGSGMGPETLAHIFEPFYTTKESGKGTGLGLATIYGIVSQNRGLVLVESEVGVGTVFKVFLPRSTVHSEGLTEERQHLLARDKCGTILLVEDEETVRQMARDILEMSGYTVLVAMTPQEALTICADAERTIDLLLTDVVMPEMNGRELSRQILARRPDIKVLFMSGYAADILVLDDRDSELPFIKKPFTVQGLQEKIEQLLRSAATGNG
- a CDS encoding type 1 glutamine amidotransferase codes for the protein MRIHALQHVAFEGLGHIGHWVEKQGYPLSMTRLYAGDPLPTLADFDRLVIMGGPMNIYEDGLYPWLAGERALIREAIAAGKSAVGICLGAQLLADALGSPVVAGRHKEIGWLPIRLTDAGKQSALWAGLPDQPVVFHWHGDTFAIPAGAIHLAESAGCVSQAFVYDNRILGLQFHLESTPDTVRQIVSHCGHELVPSPFVQSAVEIFRDGPDHFPVINRMLETLLTRLG
- a CDS encoding DegQ family serine endoprotease, producing MHTLSKPRTKTILASCLLCLTLLAGGFHASHAQSEEDLALLDRSAKAFSSVVKKAGPAVVHVGVEKETTARGMGQFPSDLFNDPFFERFFGPQFRHPRTNPKQDKRTFKQEAAGSGFIIASDGYILTNNHVVEEASKITVRLADQREFPAKVVGTDPQSDVAIIKIDGKNLPVLPLGNSDTLEVGEWVIAIGSPFELNQTVTVGVVSAKGRNRMGITDYENFIQTDAAINPGNSGGPLLNIHGEAVGMNTAIFSRSGGYMGIGFAIPINMAKSIEQQLRKSGKVTRGWLGILIQDVNEEMAKSFGGKQGGGALISDVTDGSPAHKNGLQQGDIITAINGEPVTDVADLRNKIAMTPPNTELRLRILRDGQEKELTVTVGEQPADMASVAKKMGGSTLSELGLSLQDLTKEVAEQFGYSSNQGVLIADVEQGSAAAELGLQAGMLIEEVNRTRVRTLKELQQALKKSSNANQVLLRIRSGEHSQYVVLQTK